The stretch of DNA GGTGAAGCCCTGCTCGCAGTGGAACACTAGGAAGCGCGCATCGTCGCTGAGCGGCGGGATGTGCTTGAGCAGCTCTTTGAACTGCACGCCGGTCCAGGTGGTGTCCAGCTTCGACCAGCGGGTGACGCAGTGGATGTCGGTGGTGATCGTGGTAGTAGGCAGCGCGCGGAACTCGGCATACGAAAAGCGCTTGGGCTCGGCGATCTCGCCCCAGATCCGCAGATCCCAGGTCTCCTCTAGGTTGGTGTAGTGCGGCACATCACCATAGTGGAGGACGGGGAATTTCTCGGTCAGATACTGGCCGGGCGGGATGCGATCCTGCACCTCGGGGGTGGAGCGATCGAACTTCTTGCGGAATGAGTCAAACATCTCTCTCCCTTTCTCTTCTCGGGCGATGCGCCGACAGGATACCCTGCTTTTCCTGGGCAGACCGTGCAGAAATGATACCACCAAGCGTCCGCTCATGCTGAACGTTTCTGCCAAGACACCAAATCAGCCCAAGCGCAGATCCACCACACAGGCACGAACGCGAGAACGGCTTGGAGAGCCGCAGGCATGCCCGCTAGCCCAAGAGGCGCTGGCCGGATGTTTTGCAGGGCCATGGTACGATCGCGCTACATACAAGTTGACACGTATACGTGGCTCGCGTATGATGGCGGCTCTGAATGAATGGGCAGATCGAGCAGCGCTGAGCACCACGCACGACCCATGATCGACCGTGCCTCCTACCACCTCGCTGCGCGTGTTTGGAGCACCCCTACGCTATGCTGCAACTATCTGGAAGATCGGCGCTCGGCGCATGCTTTCTGGGGGTCTTTCTGATCGTCGGGGCGATCAGCATGGTGCCAGCGCCGCCTGCGGCGCGGGGCCACGACATGCTGGCGGCCAAGGCCGC from Chloroflexia bacterium SDU3-3 encodes:
- a CDS encoding sulfite oxidase-like oxidoreductase; translation: MFDSFRKKFDRSTPEVQDRIPPGQYLTEKFPVLHYGDVPHYTNLEETWDLRIWGEIAEPKRFSYAEFRALPTTTITTDIHCVTRWSKLDTTWTGVQFKELLKHIPPLSDDARFLVFHCEQGFTANVPIDLMMDDGAMLAYRYDGQELTPEHGYPLRSLVPHKYFWKSAKWLRGIEILKEDRYGFWERYGYNNHADPWKEERYSE